A genomic stretch from Shewanella sediminis HAW-EB3 includes:
- the aguB gene encoding N-carbamoylputrescine amidase, which produces MLIHLCSLEAQSRKANIQQRQCKMSKCVKFAAVQLSISWDLDSNLSNATQAITDAAQQGAQVIVLQELFAAPYFCKQQRAKYFELAAEREKHPLIDKMSQLAESLKVVIPVSYFEKSGNTFFNSMVMIDADGRILDNYRKSHIPDGPGYCEKYYFSPGDTGFKVWQTRYGCFGAGICWDQWFPELARSLTLAGAEAIFYPTAIGSEPQDLSLDSRGHWQRTMQGHAAANLIPVIAANRTGVETDDGLETHFYGSSFITDHTGKILAEAGRSSEEIIYAEIDLQASSQARHSWGLFRDRRPELYSRLLSLTGEIESLERR; this is translated from the coding sequence GTGCAACTCAGCATCAGCTGGGATCTGGATAGTAATTTATCTAATGCTACCCAGGCCATCACAGATGCGGCGCAGCAAGGTGCGCAGGTTATCGTATTACAGGAGCTGTTTGCCGCCCCCTACTTTTGTAAGCAGCAGAGGGCGAAGTATTTCGAATTAGCCGCAGAGCGTGAAAAACATCCATTAATAGATAAGATGAGTCAGCTTGCTGAATCACTCAAGGTGGTGATCCCGGTCAGTTATTTTGAAAAATCAGGCAACACATTTTTTAACTCTATGGTGATGATCGATGCCGATGGACGAATTTTGGATAACTACAGAAAATCTCATATACCCGATGGTCCTGGTTACTGCGAAAAATATTACTTCAGCCCAGGAGACACAGGCTTCAAGGTATGGCAGACACGATATGGGTGTTTCGGTGCAGGGATCTGTTGGGATCAGTGGTTCCCCGAGTTAGCCCGCAGTCTGACGCTCGCGGGAGCCGAAGCCATATTCTACCCCACCGCGATAGGCTCAGAACCACAAGACCTTAGCTTAGATTCCAGAGGTCATTGGCAGCGAACGATGCAAGGTCATGCTGCAGCAAATTTAATTCCTGTGATAGCGGCAAACAGAACCGGCGTCGAAACAGATGACGGGTTAGAGACTCACTTCTATGGCTCATCATTTATTACCGACCATACGGGAAAAATATTAGCCGAAGCGGGCCGAAGCAGTGAAGAAATCATCTATGCAGAGATAGATCTGCAGGCAAGTAGCCAAGCACGCCATAGTTGGGGCCTATTCAGAGACAGGCGCCCCGAACTTTACTCGCGTTTATTGTCATTAACGGGTGAAATCGAATCACTTGAGAGGAGATAA
- a CDS encoding ribosomal protein uL16 3-hydroxylase yields the protein MQLELGALTPEIFIRDYWQKKPLVIRQGFNNFKDLLTPEEMAGLACDEIVESRRVYKSEGEWQAEFGPFESYEHLGESDWTLVVQALNNWLPDAEKLIQCFDFIPRWRFDDVMASYATPGGGVGPHIDLYDVFICQGSGRRRWRVGDRGPHKEFAAHPALLHTEAFDPIIDVELLPGDILYLPPGYPHDGITLEPSMSFSVGYRTASAKDMVSALADHLIDSELGCEQIEDPDREVSQQSGRVNATDLARIKAQLLATLDDKLVSEFSGRYLTNSKCELDLPDEHLGFQCDDVLDMLNQNELTRLGGLRALYFDTSVSQGSFYINGEEVTFPLELADAIPVLCDNQMLSATSLAPWLSNQTFIEKLTDWINSGYWYFEES from the coding sequence ATGCAACTTGAGTTAGGTGCACTGACACCGGAAATCTTTATCAGAGACTATTGGCAGAAGAAACCTCTGGTTATTCGACAAGGGTTCAATAACTTCAAAGACTTGCTTACACCTGAAGAGATGGCCGGATTGGCATGTGATGAGATCGTTGAATCACGTAGGGTATACAAGAGTGAAGGTGAGTGGCAGGCCGAGTTTGGGCCTTTTGAGAGCTATGAGCACTTGGGGGAGTCAGACTGGACCTTAGTGGTTCAGGCACTCAATAATTGGTTACCCGATGCTGAGAAACTGATTCAGTGTTTCGACTTTATCCCCAGATGGCGCTTCGATGATGTGATGGCGAGTTATGCCACTCCAGGTGGCGGTGTCGGGCCCCATATTGATCTGTATGATGTATTTATATGTCAAGGCTCGGGTCGACGTCGCTGGCGAGTTGGTGACCGTGGTCCACATAAGGAATTTGCGGCCCATCCTGCATTACTGCATACAGAAGCCTTTGATCCGATTATTGATGTAGAGTTATTACCGGGCGATATCTTGTATCTACCACCTGGTTATCCTCACGACGGGATCACTTTAGAGCCATCGATGAGCTTCTCTGTCGGTTATCGAACTGCTTCGGCAAAAGATATGGTCAGTGCGTTAGCCGACCACCTTATCGACAGTGAATTAGGCTGTGAGCAGATAGAAGATCCTGACAGAGAAGTCAGCCAACAAAGCGGGCGAGTTAACGCAACTGACTTAGCGAGAATTAAAGCGCAATTGCTGGCAACTCTGGATGATAAATTGGTCAGTGAGTTTTCGGGGCGTTACCTGACCAACTCAAAATGTGAACTGGACCTGCCTGACGAACATCTGGGATTTCAGTGTGACGATGTGCTTGATATGTTAAATCAGAATGAGTTAACCAGATTAGGTGGACTCAGAGCACTTTATTTCGACACTTCTGTATCGCAGGGGAGCTTCTACATCAATGGGGAAGAGGTGACTTTCCCCCTGGAGCTTGCGGACGCGATACCTGTGTTATGTGACAATCAGATGCTGAGCGCCACCAGTTTAGCGCCCTGGTTATCTAATCAGACATTTATTGAAAAGTTAACAGATTGGATTAATAGCGGATATTGGTATTTCGAAGAGAGTTGA
- the fusA gene encoding elongation factor G, whose protein sequence is MTDLAKYRNIGIFAHVDAGKTTTTERILKLTGKIHKIGEVHDGESTTDFMEQEAERGITIQSAAVSCFWNDHRFNVIDTPGHVDFTVEVYRSLKVLDGGVGVFCGSGGVEPQSETNWRYANESEVARIIFVNKLDRMGADFLRVVKQTQDVLAANPLVMVLPIGIEDEFSGVVDLLTRKAWIWDETGEAENYKIEDVPADMVELVEEYREMLIETAVEQDDDLMESYMEGEEPSMEDIKRCIRKGTRTMDFFPTYCGSAFKNKGMQLLLDAVVDYLPNPVEVDPQPLTDEEGNETGEHAIVAIDEPFKALAFKIMDDRFGALTFVRIYSGKINKGDTILNSFTGKTERVGRMVEMQADERNELDYAQAGDIIAIVGMKNVQTGHTLCDVKNPCTLEAMVFPEPVISIAVAPKDKGGSEKMGIAIGKMIAEDPSFRVETDEDSGETILKGMGELHLDIKVDILKRTYGVDLIVGEPQVAYRETITKVTEDSYTHKKQSGGSGQFGKIDYVIRPGEQNTGFTFSSKVVGGNVPKEFWPAVEKGFASMMNTGTVAGFPVLDVELELVDGAFHAVDSSAIAFEIAAKGAFRQSMPKAGAQLLEPIMNVDVFSPDDNVGDVIGDLNRRRGMIKDQNAGVTGVRIKADVPLSEMFGYIGSLRTMTSGRGQFSMEFAHYSPCPNSVSEKVIADVKAREAAAKK, encoded by the coding sequence ATGACTGATTTAGCAAAGTACAGAAACATTGGTATCTTCGCTCACGTTGATGCGGGTAAGACCACCACAACAGAGCGTATCCTTAAGCTTACCGGTAAGATCCATAAGATCGGTGAAGTTCATGATGGTGAATCTACAACTGACTTCATGGAACAGGAAGCTGAGCGTGGTATTACCATTCAGTCTGCTGCTGTAAGTTGTTTTTGGAACGATCACCGTTTTAACGTTATTGACACCCCTGGCCACGTTGACTTCACAGTTGAAGTTTACCGTTCTCTTAAAGTCCTTGATGGTGGTGTTGGTGTATTCTGTGGTTCAGGCGGTGTTGAGCCTCAGTCAGAGACTAACTGGCGTTATGCGAACGAATCAGAAGTTGCACGTATTATCTTCGTAAACAAGTTAGACCGTATGGGTGCTGACTTCTTACGTGTAGTTAAGCAAACACAAGATGTACTAGCGGCTAACCCACTAGTTATGGTTCTTCCTATCGGTATCGAAGATGAGTTCAGTGGTGTTGTTGACCTGCTAACTCGTAAAGCTTGGATATGGGACGAAACAGGTGAAGCTGAGAACTACAAGATTGAAGATGTTCCAGCTGACATGGTTGAGCTTGTAGAAGAGTACCGTGAGATGCTAATCGAAACTGCTGTTGAGCAGGACGATGATCTGATGGAATCTTACATGGAAGGTGAAGAGCCATCTATGGAAGACATTAAGCGTTGTATCCGTAAGGGTACTCGTACAATGGACTTCTTCCCAACATACTGTGGTTCTGCTTTCAAGAACAAAGGTATGCAGCTTCTTCTTGATGCTGTTGTTGACTACCTTCCAAACCCAGTTGAAGTTGATCCACAGCCTCTTACTGATGAAGAAGGTAACGAGACTGGCGAGCATGCAATCGTTGCTATTGATGAGCCATTTAAAGCACTAGCATTCAAAATCATGGATGACCGTTTCGGTGCCCTAACCTTCGTACGTATCTACTCAGGTAAGATCAACAAAGGTGACACCATCCTTAACTCGTTTACAGGTAAGACTGAACGTGTTGGACGTATGGTTGAGATGCAAGCTGATGAGCGTAACGAACTTGATTACGCACAAGCGGGTGACATCATCGCTATCGTTGGTATGAAGAATGTTCAAACGGGTCACACTCTGTGTGATGTTAAGAACCCTTGTACTCTTGAAGCTATGGTATTCCCTGAGCCAGTTATCTCTATCGCTGTTGCGCCAAAAGATAAAGGCGGATCAGAGAAGATGGGTATCGCTATCGGTAAGATGATTGCAGAAGACCCATCATTCCGCGTAGAGACTGACGAAGATTCAGGTGAAACTATTCTTAAAGGTATGGGTGAGCTTCACCTAGACATTAAGGTAGATATCCTTAAGCGTACTTACGGCGTTGACCTAATTGTAGGTGAGCCTCAAGTTGCTTACCGTGAAACTATCACTAAGGTTACTGAAGATAGCTACACGCATAAGAAACAGTCTGGTGGTTCTGGTCAGTTCGGTAAGATCGACTACGTTATCCGTCCAGGTGAGCAAAACACTGGTTTCACTTTCAGCTCTAAAGTTGTTGGTGGTAACGTTCCTAAGGAATTCTGGCCAGCAGTTGAGAAAGGCTTCGCTAGCATGATGAATACCGGTACTGTTGCTGGTTTCCCTGTGTTAGACGTTGAACTAGAGCTTGTTGATGGTGCATTCCACGCAGTGGATTCATCTGCAATCGCTTTCGAAATCGCTGCTAAAGGCGCTTTCCGTCAGTCAATGCCTAAAGCCGGTGCACAACTTCTTGAGCCTATCATGAACGTTGACGTATTCAGCCCAGATGATAACGTTGGTGACGTAATTGGTGACCTTAACCGTCGTCGCGGTATGATCAAAGATCAAAACGCTGGCGTTACAGGTGTTCGTATTAAAGCTGACGTACCGTTATCAGAAATGTTCGGTTACATCGGTTCACTACGTACTATGACATCTGGTCGTGGCCAATTCTCTATGGAATTCGCTCACTACTCACCATGTCCAAACAGTGTTTCTGAGAAAGTTATCGCTGACGTTAAAGCACGTGAAGCTGCAGCTAAGAAGTAA
- a CDS encoding 3'-5' exonuclease yields the protein MTTRAANSVIVLDFETTGLSPNQGDRAIEIGAVKLQDGIVVDTFQELMNPGFRVSGFIEGYTGITNAMLNSAPPCNEVMAQFAGFIGNDNLVAHNASFDKRFLDAELDGIGRTYGGEFACSMLIARRLYQAAPNHKLGGLVEYKQIENDGVFHRALADSEVTAKLWLKMLEDMQDDYQIASPSFNLMQQLSKKSKSTVHTFLTSGGRR from the coding sequence ATGACGACTCGCGCAGCCAACTCAGTCATTGTTCTCGATTTCGAGACCACAGGTCTCTCCCCTAACCAAGGCGATCGCGCCATTGAGATTGGTGCCGTAAAGTTACAAGACGGAATTGTCGTCGATACATTTCAAGAGTTAATGAATCCGGGCTTTAGAGTCAGTGGTTTTATCGAAGGTTACACGGGCATAACAAATGCCATGTTAAATTCAGCACCTCCCTGCAATGAAGTCATGGCTCAATTTGCAGGTTTCATCGGTAATGATAATTTAGTCGCTCACAATGCGTCATTCGATAAGCGATTTCTCGATGCCGAACTCGATGGAATTGGTAGAACTTATGGTGGCGAATTTGCCTGTTCTATGTTGATTGCCCGCAGGCTATATCAAGCCGCCCCTAATCATAAACTGGGGGGACTCGTCGAATATAAACAGATTGAGAATGACGGTGTTTTTCACAGGGCACTCGCCGACTCAGAAGTGACAGCGAAACTCTGGCTTAAAATGCTTGAGGATATGCAAGATGACTATCAAATAGCATCACCGAGCTTCAACTTGATGCAGCAACTCTCTAAGAAGTCAAAGTCTACGGTCCACACATTTTTAACCTCAGGTGGCCGGCGCTAA
- a CDS encoding DUF3334 family protein, whose translation MNKSPQIVTSDDILLKLCHSVSHVLSSTTASQISHAAMVQSITRTCLKPDLGCFSIFDGGFSGLVVINFSAPAAIEIYRSYMQQMGMPEAELAFSHTSDEVGDVMGELMNQILGDFISKVNKQLQTSIHQSQPKMLTINKELTISIDTNLDEAVARRVSFKTQNNHIFYLEFAMDKTEFIKLDEFDAEDEFDPDDLLAEHGNKHESKPEASPWTQAANKEVAGDDADELLNELGI comes from the coding sequence ATGAATAAATCACCTCAAATTGTTACCTCTGACGATATCTTATTGAAATTGTGCCATTCAGTTTCTCACGTACTATCGAGTACAACCGCGAGCCAAATTTCTCATGCCGCGATGGTTCAAAGCATCACACGTACCTGCCTAAAGCCTGATCTAGGTTGTTTTTCTATTTTCGACGGTGGGTTTTCCGGTCTGGTTGTTATTAATTTCTCGGCACCTGCTGCGATTGAGATCTACCGCTCATACATGCAACAGATGGGAATGCCTGAAGCTGAGTTAGCCTTCTCTCATACATCAGATGAAGTCGGTGATGTGATGGGAGAGTTGATGAATCAAATTTTGGGTGACTTTATCAGCAAAGTGAATAAGCAGCTTCAAACCTCTATTCACCAGAGTCAGCCAAAGATGTTGACGATCAATAAAGAGCTTACTATCTCGATTGACACTAATTTAGATGAAGCCGTGGCGAGACGAGTCTCGTTTAAAACTCAAAACAATCATATTTTTTATCTTGAATTTGCTATGGATAAAACCGAGTTCATCAAGTTAGACGAGTTCGATGCCGAAGATGAGTTCGATCCCGATGATCTTTTGGCTGAACATGGTAACAAGCATGAGAGTAAGCCAGAAGCTTCTCCCTGGACTCAGGCTGCAAATAAAGAGGTGGCAGGTGATGATGCAGATGAACTGCTTAACGAGTTGGGGATTTAG
- a CDS encoding methyl-accepting chemotaxis protein produces the protein MIAILRRFTILHRLILMLALAAIGTFVFASFSIIEQRNNLIEQKWVQNDAQLSTVLSVIEAHRQQALEGKITLDDAKQEAANLVNKINFGQDGFFILVNAENNIISHGVSPKLIGQTSDVIRAQDGHITLSDMVKEAQRDSVSKQTFSFKNPVSGVIEEKMLEARYYPAWQWTLVTGAYMSDINDATFSLLPGYLVIMTLIAAPIFAFFLVLNHSISTPLKEAIAAMEDIAKGEGDLTKRLPTKGNDEVVELAIAFNLFVEKIGNTVGHLKPLGSSLNQDANRLLASVEETNVSVDNLHQETSSVATAINQMLSTTQEMASNTQQAADSANSVKNQAQQSKAMMDLTVSNSEQLVDALQTAESITHDLGNSSQQIGSILDVIRGIAEQTNLLALNAAIEAARAGTHGRGFAVVADEVRALATRTQESTNEIQKIITEIQSGVSSVMTSNAGTQQTSVKLQSQAKEAGDALGEILELIAHISDMNTQLASATEEQSLVTEEINRNICSITELTEVSVQANESNRCAAVSLQDISKDTAQTLGQFKV, from the coding sequence ATGATAGCCATACTCAGACGTTTCACTATACTTCACCGTTTAATCTTGATGTTAGCGCTTGCCGCTATAGGCACATTTGTTTTTGCCAGTTTCTCCATCATTGAACAAAGAAATAACCTGATTGAACAGAAATGGGTTCAAAATGATGCACAACTCAGTACCGTTCTCAGTGTTATAGAGGCGCATCGCCAACAGGCACTCGAAGGCAAGATAACCTTAGATGATGCCAAACAGGAAGCGGCAAACTTAGTTAATAAAATAAACTTTGGTCAAGACGGATTTTTTATCCTTGTTAATGCAGAGAATAACATTATCTCCCATGGCGTATCTCCAAAACTCATTGGCCAAACTTCTGACGTTATTCGAGCACAAGACGGTCATATCACGCTATCAGATATGGTAAAAGAAGCGCAGAGAGACTCTGTTTCTAAACAGACATTTTCCTTTAAAAACCCGGTATCAGGTGTCATAGAAGAGAAGATGCTTGAGGCCAGATATTACCCTGCTTGGCAATGGACGCTGGTCACCGGTGCTTACATGAGCGATATTAACGACGCCACGTTCTCACTACTTCCCGGATATCTGGTCATCATGACCTTGATTGCCGCACCAATATTTGCCTTTTTCCTTGTTCTCAACCACTCCATCAGCACACCATTAAAAGAAGCCATTGCAGCTATGGAAGATATTGCCAAAGGTGAAGGTGACCTGACTAAACGTCTGCCAACAAAAGGCAATGATGAGGTGGTCGAGCTCGCTATCGCCTTTAATCTTTTTGTTGAAAAGATTGGCAACACTGTCGGACATTTAAAGCCACTTGGCTCAAGTTTGAATCAAGATGCAAATCGCTTACTCGCATCCGTCGAGGAGACGAATGTGAGCGTCGATAACCTTCATCAAGAAACCAGCAGCGTTGCCACGGCCATCAACCAAATGCTGTCTACAACCCAAGAGATGGCCAGTAATACCCAACAGGCTGCCGATTCCGCTAACAGCGTAAAAAACCAGGCTCAACAAAGTAAAGCCATGATGGACCTGACGGTATCCAATTCTGAGCAATTGGTCGATGCGCTGCAAACCGCAGAGTCAATTACACACGATTTAGGCAACTCCTCACAGCAGATCGGCAGTATTCTGGACGTAATAAGAGGCATTGCTGAACAGACTAACCTGTTAGCACTCAATGCAGCCATTGAAGCCGCACGCGCCGGCACACATGGCAGAGGCTTTGCGGTTGTAGCCGATGAAGTCAGGGCTCTGGCAACCCGAACTCAAGAATCAACCAATGAAATTCAAAAGATTATTACCGAAATACAATCGGGTGTATCTTCGGTCATGACCAGCAACGCTGGAACGCAACAAACCTCGGTTAAACTTCAGTCACAAGCCAAAGAAGCCGGTGATGCGTTAGGGGAAATTTTAGAACTTATCGCCCATATCAGTGATATGAATACCCAGCTCGCCAGTGCCACCGAGGAACAATCCTTGGTTACCGAAGAGATTAACCGAAATATCTGTAGCATTACCGAGCTCACAGAGGTCTCGGTACAGGCTAACGAGAGCAATCGTTGTGCAGCCGTTTCCTTACAGGATATCAGTAAAGACACGGCGCAGACCCTTGGCCAATTTAAAGTTTAA
- a CDS encoding ACT domain-containing protein produces the protein MARMTLAVHSQLYSIHSFSPDASIAAEIFQQDMFFVGKTKDELSVVVPAELNLDSLEEESNWRCIEVIGPLGFSMTGILASVSGALADADISIFAISTFDTDYILVKRDKLSKAIIALKKKNYQITEY, from the coding sequence ATGGCGCGAATGACTCTAGCCGTTCATTCTCAACTCTATAGCATTCATAGCTTCAGTCCTGACGCTTCTATTGCAGCAGAGATATTCCAACAAGATATGTTTTTTGTTGGAAAAACCAAAGATGAGTTATCCGTGGTCGTTCCAGCAGAACTTAATCTCGATAGTCTCGAAGAGGAGAGTAACTGGCGCTGTATCGAAGTGATTGGTCCGTTAGGCTTCTCGATGACGGGTATTCTGGCCAGCGTATCGGGTGCTTTGGCCGACGCAGACATTAGTATCTTTGCTATATCGACGTTCGACACCGATTACATCTTAGTTAAGAGAGATAAATTATCTAAGGCTATCATCGCTTTAAAAAAGAAAAACTATCAGATCACGGAATATTAG
- a CDS encoding HPr family phosphocarrier protein translates to MYEKSVTITAKHGIHTRPAALLVKEARTYDCDVLVECNGKQASAKSLFKLQTLGLYHGMTVKVLADGPQAEQAVEKVSELLITLS, encoded by the coding sequence ATGTATGAAAAATCAGTCACAATTACAGCTAAGCATGGTATTCATACTCGCCCGGCTGCGCTGCTTGTCAAGGAAGCCAGAACCTATGACTGTGATGTTCTGGTGGAATGTAATGGTAAACAGGCGAGTGCAAAAAGTTTATTTAAGTTACAAACCTTAGGTTTATACCATGGGATGACGGTAAAGGTGCTGGCAGATGGACCTCAGGCGGAGCAAGCCGTTGAGAAAGTATCTGAACTATTAATCACACTTAGCTAA
- the ptsP gene encoding phosphoenolpyruvate--protein phosphotransferase: MSTSGIVVSSGIAFGQSRILHQHSTELDYQLLPLSNVKAEQIKLSHAIEQVLQRLQIGLHRLEADCDNYQLIEADILLLEDEELTHQLLASIGEQQFTASVAVQRVFAQQANQMLAMEDPYLANRAEDVLCLGSRLIAAINGSIEHDLENLTYPTILLATDLTPAEFATLPLDKINGIVLKTGGLTSHTAILARSAGIPALLSCDFDEELTNNQQIALDALSGRLHVNPDQEVINRLERIGSEDKLRKSRLQKFKDLPTETRDKHKISLLANVGSLSDISHVSDVGADGIGLFRTEFMLMNASHMPSEDVQYGLYCDALQLLDGKTFTIRTFDIGADKELPCLSLPQEVNPALGFRGARYSLAHTDLFKSQLKAVLRAANHGSIRLMFPMINQVEELDELFNMIEECKAELVEEERGFGELSYGIVVETPSAVLNLTSMLPLLDFISIGTNDLTQYSMAADRTNPDLTKIYPSLSPSILKLIKMTIDAAKDASIPVSLCGELASNPLVAPILIGMGIDELSVNLNSLLELKSAICNNELATYIKCSEEALLIQRIDELNHYVSHCY; the protein is encoded by the coding sequence ATGTCCACTTCGGGAATTGTCGTTTCATCCGGAATCGCATTTGGCCAATCGAGAATACTGCACCAGCATAGCACTGAATTAGACTATCAACTCCTTCCTTTATCCAATGTAAAAGCGGAACAAATAAAATTATCTCACGCTATCGAACAAGTGTTGCAGCGATTACAGATCGGATTACACAGACTCGAAGCGGATTGCGACAACTACCAACTGATTGAAGCCGATATTCTACTACTCGAAGATGAAGAGTTAACTCATCAACTGTTAGCCAGTATAGGCGAGCAACAGTTTACCGCCAGTGTGGCTGTGCAGCGGGTCTTTGCTCAACAGGCTAACCAAATGCTGGCCATGGAGGACCCTTATCTGGCTAACAGAGCCGAAGATGTCCTCTGCCTCGGCAGTCGCTTAATCGCAGCCATCAATGGCAGCATAGAACATGATCTCGAAAACTTAACTTACCCCACCATATTACTCGCCACTGACTTAACCCCCGCCGAATTTGCAACGCTGCCGTTAGATAAGATAAATGGCATTGTGTTGAAAACCGGTGGTCTCACGAGCCACACGGCTATTTTAGCCAGAAGTGCCGGGATCCCGGCACTGCTGAGTTGTGATTTCGACGAAGAGCTGACCAACAATCAACAAATAGCACTCGATGCATTATCTGGCCGGCTGCATGTTAATCCAGACCAAGAGGTTATTAACCGTTTAGAACGGATCGGATCGGAAGATAAGTTAAGAAAGAGCAGATTACAAAAATTTAAAGACCTCCCTACAGAAACCCGCGACAAACATAAAATTTCACTTTTGGCGAATGTGGGTTCTTTAAGTGATATAAGCCATGTTTCTGATGTGGGTGCCGATGGCATAGGATTATTCAGGACTGAGTTCATGTTGATGAACGCAAGCCACATGCCCAGTGAAGATGTTCAATACGGCCTATATTGTGATGCCTTACAACTGCTCGATGGCAAAACCTTTACCATCAGAACATTTGATATCGGGGCAGATAAAGAACTTCCCTGCCTCTCTCTGCCTCAAGAAGTGAATCCGGCATTAGGATTTCGTGGTGCACGTTACTCCCTCGCTCATACCGATCTGTTTAAGAGTCAATTAAAGGCGGTACTTCGCGCCGCTAACCATGGCTCTATCAGGTTGATGTTTCCGATGATAAATCAAGTTGAAGAGTTAGATGAGCTCTTTAACATGATTGAAGAGTGTAAAGCGGAGCTGGTAGAGGAAGAACGGGGCTTCGGTGAGTTAAGTTATGGAATCGTGGTTGAAACCCCGTCGGCAGTCTTAAACCTGACCTCCATGTTACCGCTTCTGGATTTCATCAGTATCGGGACCAATGATCTTACTCAATATTCGATGGCCGCAGATAGAACCAACCCTGATTTAACCAAAATCTACCCCTCCTTATCTCCCTCAATTTTAAAGCTGATAAAGATGACAATCGATGCGGCAAAAGATGCGAGTATTCCTGTCTCACTTTGCGGCGAACTGGCGAGCAACCCCCTCGTTGCACCTATTCTTATCGGAATGGGAATCGATGAATTAAGTGTAAATTTAAACTCATTACTGGAACTAAAATCGGCAATTTGTAATAACGAACTTGCCACTTATATCAAATGCAGTGAAGAGGCATTATTGATACAACGCATAGATGAACTAAATCATTACGTATCGCACTGTTACTAG
- the crr gene encoding PTS glucose transporter subunit IIA, with amino-acid sequence MGFLSRIRRLMSGQTNLVGGIDVFAPVSGDIVAIEKVPDVVFAEKIVGDGLAIQPKGHLIVAPIDGTIGKIFETNHAFSIESPQGLELFVHFGVGTVELRGNGFKRLAEEGQVVKVGEPILEFDLGYLKEQVESLLTPVVLANMEDVRSLDKRHGSIEAGKDVIFSVEL; translated from the coding sequence ATGGGATTTTTAAGCCGTATCAGACGTTTAATGTCGGGGCAAACCAACCTGGTTGGCGGAATTGATGTTTTTGCTCCCGTTTCAGGCGACATTGTCGCCATTGAGAAGGTTCCCGACGTCGTCTTTGCCGAAAAAATTGTCGGTGATGGCCTGGCCATTCAACCAAAAGGTCACTTGATTGTCGCTCCCATCGACGGAACTATCGGGAAAATATTCGAAACAAATCATGCGTTCAGCATCGAATCACCTCAAGGGCTGGAACTCTTTGTCCATTTCGGTGTAGGCACAGTAGAGCTGCGTGGTAATGGATTTAAACGTCTCGCCGAAGAGGGACAAGTTGTTAAGGTGGGTGAGCCTATTCTTGAATTCGATCTGGGATACCTTAAAGAGCAAGTAGAGAGTCTGCTCACCCCTGTGGTACTGGCTAATATGGAAGATGTCCGCTCATTGGATAAACGTCATGGTTCCATAGAAGCAGGTAAAGACGTTATTTTCTCGGTAGAGCTCTGA
- a CDS encoding ArsC family reductase, with the protein MTLFGIKNCDTVKKARKWIEANDLTIPFHDFRVDGLTKDQVATWAAYLGWENLFNKRSTSYRNLSDEDRSNIDEAKAIELMLTHPTLIKRPVLVTNDKVMVGFKESEYKAWFNL; encoded by the coding sequence TTGACGCTTTTCGGCATTAAAAATTGTGATACGGTCAAGAAGGCCCGTAAATGGATTGAAGCCAACGATCTTACTATTCCTTTCCATGATTTTCGTGTTGATGGCCTGACTAAAGATCAAGTTGCAACTTGGGCTGCCTATTTAGGCTGGGAAAACCTGTTCAACAAGCGTAGCACCAGCTATAGAAACCTCAGCGATGAAGACAGATCCAATATTGACGAAGCGAAAGCCATCGAGTTGATGCTGACGCATCCGACACTGATCAAGAGGCCCGTTTTGGTCACGAATGATAAAGTCATGGTCGGCTTTAAAGAATCCGAGTATAAAGCGTGGTTTAACCTATGA